The Parabacteroides sp. AD58 genome includes a window with the following:
- a CDS encoding PcfK-like family protein, with translation MKGTDHFKRTIQMFLEQRAAEDELFAKSYRNPAKNIDDCVTYILNYVQKSGCNGFSDGEIYGQAIHYYDENEIEVGKPIQCQVVVNHVVELTEEEKQEARRKAVAQYQQMELQKLQNRNKPTAKKETQVQPSLFDF, from the coding sequence ATGAAAGGAACAGACCATTTCAAACGAACCATACAGATGTTTTTGGAGCAGAGAGCAGCGGAAGATGAACTATTCGCCAAAAGCTACCGCAACCCAGCCAAGAACATAGACGATTGTGTCACATACATTCTGAACTATGTGCAGAAAAGTGGTTGCAACGGCTTTTCAGACGGAGAGATATACGGACAAGCCATTCACTATTACGATGAAAACGAGATTGAAGTAGGCAAGCCTATACAATGTCAAGTAGTTGTAAACCATGTGGTGGAACTGACAGAAGAGGAAAAGCAGGAAGCAAGGAGAAAGGCGGTTGCCCAATATCAGCAGATGGAACTCCAAAAGCTACAGAACCGCAACAAGCCGACAGCGAAAAAAGAAACACAAGTCCAACCCTCATTATTTGATTTTTGA
- a CDS encoding PcfJ domain-containing protein, producing MKPRTRIQKEVVRLSSGLPELTDKQKAYAFEHCFKHHAYRTKGGTITCSECGHRWKGGHTLAETICGCSCPLCGKELEMLDTRKRVFRDSTYYEIITTRKGYQVLRYFMVSVTCKVGQKAEYSIREVVQWWIAPNGKTEVIARLRAMHTMYYDFWTEWSDMELRSNKMLKAYNIDAYKTYPAMRIIPELRRNGFKGAFHKLTPYEFFTAILTDSKKETLLKAGQTEMFRYAVISNVNLHEYWNSIKICIRNGYHIADASMWCDLVRLLRHFGKDTHCPKYVCPTDLKKAHDRLVRKREEQIERERAEQRREQLVKDEKNYLKSKGKFFGLVFTDNLILVKVIESVAEMQLEGKLMHHCVGSYHKRTDSLILSATINGKRIETVEVSLTTFKVVQSRGVCNSNTEYHDRIISLVESNAELIRKRMSA from the coding sequence ATGAAACCGAGAACACGCATACAGAAAGAGGTAGTCCGTTTGTCAAGCGGACTGCCCGAACTGACAGACAAGCAGAAAGCATACGCTTTTGAACATTGCTTCAAGCATCATGCCTACCGCACAAAAGGCGGAACTATCACTTGTTCGGAATGTGGACATCGTTGGAAAGGCGGACACACTCTTGCGGAAACTATATGTGGCTGTAGCTGTCCCCTTTGCGGAAAGGAACTTGAAATGCTTGATACCCGAAAGAGAGTTTTCAGGGACAGCACATATTATGAAATCATTACGACCCGAAAAGGCTATCAAGTGTTGCGCTACTTTATGGTAAGTGTAACATGCAAGGTGGGACAGAAGGCAGAGTATTCCATTCGGGAGGTGGTGCAGTGGTGGATTGCCCCAAACGGAAAGACCGAGGTTATTGCCCGACTGAGAGCCATGCACACGATGTACTATGACTTTTGGACTGAATGGAGCGATATGGAATTGCGCAGCAACAAGATGCTGAAAGCATACAACATAGACGCATACAAGACTTATCCGGCAATGCGCATCATTCCCGAATTAAGGCGGAACGGCTTCAAGGGAGCATTCCACAAACTGACCCCATACGAATTTTTTACCGCCATTCTGACGGACAGCAAAAAGGAAACATTGCTTAAAGCGGGACAGACAGAAATGTTCAGATATGCCGTCATTTCAAATGTCAATTTGCATGAATATTGGAACTCCATAAAAATCTGTATCCGAAACGGCTATCATATTGCAGATGCCTCCATGTGGTGTGACCTTGTAAGACTGCTCCGACATTTCGGGAAAGACACCCACTGCCCAAAATATGTTTGTCCGACAGACTTGAAAAAGGCACATGACCGACTTGTCAGAAAACGTGAAGAACAGATTGAAAGGGAAAGAGCGGAGCAACGCAGGGAGCAGTTGGTCAAGGACGAAAAGAATTATCTGAAGTCCAAAGGCAAGTTTTTCGGACTTGTGTTTACCGACAACCTTATTCTTGTAAAGGTCATTGAGAGTGTGGCGGAAATGCAACTTGAAGGAAAACTGATGCACCATTGTGTGGGAAGCTATCACAAGAGGACAGACTCCCTTATCCTATCCGCAACCATTAACGGCAAACGCATTGAAACGGTAGAGGTTTCACTGACAACATTCAAGGTGGTACAGAGCAGAGGTGTATGTAATTCCAATACCGAATACCACGACCGCATAATCAGCCTTGTAGAGAGCAATGCCGAACTTATCCGCAAACGGATGAGTGCTTGA
- a CDS encoding DUF3873 domain-containing protein, producing the protein MTTRMTINGVSTCQTAGTEKYEKYQTTIRRKRTTLFQYDYRHTDGELFSCVRPTLEECRHLRDEWIKGKEDRL; encoded by the coding sequence ATGACAACAAGAATGACCATCAACGGAGTAAGTACCTGCCAGACGGCAGGTACTGAGAAGTACGAAAAGTACCAAACGACTATCAGACGGAAAAGAACAACCCTTTTCCAATATGACTACCGACACACGGACGGAGAACTTTTCTCCTGCGTGAGACCGACATTGGAGGAGTGCAGACACCTGCGTGACGAATGGATAAAAGGAAAGGAGGACAGATTATGA
- a CDS encoding DUF6956 domain-containing protein: MTAYYDTLIVTFSDPIGILDMMCTDTCDVATLKEWIESYESTRMTPISEHTAVITSEYNMVHVVEWLRKYTPIAEMKEY, translated from the coding sequence ATGACAGCATACTATGATACTTTGATTGTGACATTCAGCGACCCTATCGGAATTTTGGATATGATGTGTACCGATACTTGTGATGTGGCAACACTAAAGGAGTGGATAGAGAGCTACGAAAGTACAAGAATGACCCCGATAAGCGAACATACGGCAGTCATCACTTCAGAATACAACATGGTGCATGTGGTGGAATGGCTCAGAAAATATACCCCCATTGCCGAAATGAAAGAATACTAA